One genomic segment of Carassius carassius chromosome 21, fCarCar2.1, whole genome shotgun sequence includes these proteins:
- the foxp3b gene encoding forkhead box protein P3 gives MPQSERESDKRVSGRENERQPPLKEERDASPPLSVSSSPQHVEHLSSGVRSRAADEERMQFLQLVFQNSPAGPIRPSVLRSTALLLQANESHQTTMNRRKDTGHSEAVAGSSQHRKQSPSFHSHSPVESDIQRSSSLFVNGQCRWPGCDRVFEGYTHFLRHLNRDHSTDEKAIAQWRVQQDLVCHMENQLIQEKQKLHAMQLHLQLFECVSTRTGAATGWCRPLALNGRTERASVAPVRQEPWHTPPPHLLPDFVSSVEYYKYANLRPPYTYAFLIRWSILEAPDKQRTLNEIYNWFTRMFFYFRHNSPTWKNAVRHNLSLHKCFVRVDGRTGAVWTVDEEEFQKRKGQKIHRDYTFKWMTPFSHCPSHEASDLSIKATHFQ, from the exons ATGCCTcagtctgagagagagagtgacaaaAGAGTGAGTGGGAGAGAAAATGAACGACAGCCACCACTAAAAGAAGAGCGTGACGCATCTCCCCCTCTATCCGTATCCTCTTCACCCCAGCACGTGGAACATCTTTCTTCTGGAGTACGTTCT AGAGCTGCTGATGAGGAACGAATGCAGTTTCTTCAGCTGGTGTTTCAGAATTCTCCGGCTGGTCCGATCAGGCCGTCTGTACTTCGCTCTACAGCTCTCCTGCTTCAGG CAAATGAGAGCCACCAAACAACCATGAACAGAAGAAAAGACACAGGTCACAGTGAAGCTGTTGCTGGATCAAGCCAGCACAGGAAACAATCTCCCAGCTTTCATTCTCACAG CCCCGTCGAGTCAGATATCCAGAGATCCAGCTCTCTTTTTGTAAATGGACAATGTCGCTGGCCAGGCTGTGACAGAGTCTTTGAAGGCTATACTCATTTTCTGAG ACATCTAAACCGAGACCACAGCACAGATGAGAAAGCGATTGCACAGTGGCGAGTTCAGCAAGACCTGGTGTGCCACATGGAGAATCAG CTCATTCAGGAGAAGCAGAAACTTCACGCCATGCAGCTTCACCTTCAGCTGTTTGAATGCGTCTCGACACGTACC GGAGCTGCTACAGGCTGGTGTAGGCCGCTGGCACTAAATGGCAGGACAGAGAGAGCTAGTGTAGCACCGGTACGACAGGAACCCTGGCACACACCCCCACCACACCTGCTGCCAG ATTTTGTTAGCAGTGTTGAATACTACAAATATGCAAACTTGCGGCCTCCATATACATACGCTTTCTTAATCAGATGG TCAATCCTGGAAGCTCCAGACAAACAGCGGACGCTAAACGAAATTTACAACTGGTTCACAAGAATGTTCTTCTATTTCCGTCATAATTCTCCTACATGGAAG AACGCTGTGCGACACAATCTTAGTCTCCACAAATGCTTTGTTCGGGTGGACGGGAGGACAGGGGCGGTGTGGACGGTGGACGAGGAAGAGTTTCAGAAGAGAAAAGGGCAGAAAATCCACAG GGACTACactttcaaatggatgacacccTTCTCCCATTGCCCATCCCATGAAGCCTCAGATTTATCAATTAAAGCCACACATTTTCAGTAA